From one Conyzicola nivalis genomic stretch:
- the rnpA gene encoding ribonuclease P protein component, with protein MLSKSNRVLSAADFKAAVRRGKRAYAPHAVVYVLPRGASESTRFGFIVGKNVGGAVQRNLVRRRLRAIGRELLVTNSTGRDVVVRALPGVEQLAWDTLHTEISDVVNGSVAR; from the coding sequence GTGCTCTCTAAATCCAACCGGGTACTCAGCGCTGCCGACTTCAAAGCGGCCGTGCGCCGGGGTAAGCGCGCGTATGCGCCCCATGCGGTTGTCTACGTTCTGCCACGGGGCGCATCCGAATCCACGCGTTTCGGCTTCATCGTCGGCAAGAATGTGGGCGGAGCGGTGCAGCGCAACCTGGTCCGGCGCCGCCTGCGCGCCATCGGCCGTGAGCTGCTCGTGACCAACTCGACCGGCCGCGACGTCGTCGTGCGGGCATTGCCAGGTGTTGAACAACTCGCCTGGGATACCCTTCACACGGAGATTTCCGATGTGGTGAATGGGAGCGTGGCACGGTGA
- the rpmH gene encoding 50S ribosomal protein L34: protein MSKRTFQPNNRKRAKVHGFRLRMRTRAGRAILGARRRKGRTELSA from the coding sequence ATGAGCAAGAGAACTTTCCAGCCGAACAACCGCAAGCGCGCCAAGGTGCACGGCTTCCGTCTCCGGATGCGTACCCGTGCCGGCCGCGCGATCCTGGGCGCACGTCGCCGCAAGGGTCGCACCGAACTTTCCGCGTAG